The genomic DNA TATCATCGTTGCAGGCTGGACGCTGCATTATGCGGTGACGGCTTTTAGCGGGAATTTGTTCAGCGATACGGATTTTGCGGGGCAGTTCTCCCATTTTGTATCCGGCTATATGCCGATCTTCTGGCAATTCGTTGCCCTGCTGATCACAGGCGGCGTGGTCATTCTCGGGATTTCCGGCGGCATCGAGAAATTCAATAAAATTCTGATCCCGAGTCTTGTCGTTCTGTTGATCGTCCTGATGATTCGGGCCGTGACCCTTCCGGGGGCGGAGGCCGGGGTATCCTTCTTCCTTAAGCCGGATTTCTCCCAATTGACCGCCGAGTCGGCGTTGGTCGCGCTGGGACATGCATTCTTCTCCCTGTCGCTCGGGATGGGTATTTTGTTGACGTATGGTTCCTATGTGCGGAAGGAGCAGTCCCTTGGCTCAGCGACGCTGGCCATTGGCGCGGGCGATTTGATCTACGCATTTATTGCAGGGCTGATCATTTTCCCGACGACCTTCTCGTTTGGCATCGCTCCGGATCAGGGGCCGTCGCTTGTATTTATCGCGCTGCCGGCTGCGTTCTCGGCTATGCCGTGGGGAGCATTCTTCGGGGGACTATTCTTCATCCTGCTGGCCATCGCTGCCTTGACGTCGGCGGTATCCCTGCTGGAGGTTCCTGTATCCTATACGATGGAGCGCTTCGGCTGGAGCCGCAAACGGTCCGTCTGGATTCTCATCCTGCTGCTCTTCCTGCTGGGGGTGCCTTCCTCGTTATCCCTTGGCATGGTTCCAGAGCTTACGTTTGGCGGAAAAGCCTTCTTTGACTGGGTGGACTTCATCACGTCCAACATCATGCTGCCGGTCGGCGGGCTGGCGATTACGATCTTCGCAGGGTACTTCTGGAAAGGAGCCGCGGAAGCTTCCGGCCTGCGTGCTGGCTGGTTCCGGGTGTGGCTGTTCATGCTGCGTTACATCGCGCCGATTCTTGTATTCCTGGTGCTGCTGCATACTTCGGGTATTATCCAATTTAAATAAAAAAGAGGCTCTCCCTGCAAACCATGCGTTTATGGTTTCGGGAGAGCTTTTTTTGTGACAAGAACGAGGTTTCACAAAGGTTAGAGAGCGTTCAGGTTTGAATCCTTCTGGCGGCCGGACCGGCTCGCGACAGCTCGGGCAGGTGCCCTCAGCTCGGCGGCCTGTCCGTGTTTCTTCTGTATTTTGCGCTGAACCAGATTGTTGCGCACGATGGCAAAAATGACGAGCAGCGTGCCAAAGATTTCAAACATCGAGACCTGGTAGCCTTGGAAAGCCATAATGACCAAGGTGGTAATTGGAACAAAGTTGATATACAGAATCCCATTCAGCGGCGTCAGCATTTTCAGTCCTGCGTTCCAGCTTAAGAGGGCCGCGATGCCCGGCAGAAGAATCATAAAGGACATTTCCCATTTGACGGCCTCCAGTGTCTGCAAAGAAGGTGCGGGCAGCAGGCCAAGCAGTGTAGCCAGGAATACGATAACCAGCGACGCCATGCTGCCTAAGATACAGGTTAAGGTCGAATACCGCAGAACGGACCAGTCCTTGAACCGGCTTCCTCCCATCGAATACAGTACCCAGCCCGTAACCCCGAGCAGAATAAGCAGCAGCGGGAACAGTGATTTGCCAGCTTCCGCAAAGAAGGCAAGCTTGCCGTTGGTAATAACGAGCACGGCGCCTGCCAAACATAGGAGCATACTGACGATGGTATACCCGGGCGGCTTCTCCTTCGCGGTAATCCAGACGAACAGGACCGAAATCATCGGCATGAGCACTTCGATTAATGAGGCGGTGATCGTGCCCGAATCCCCCATGAGATGCTGCCCCGTGAACACGAGCATATTATAGACGACAAAAGCCATTATGCCGTAAAAAAGAAGAGCTTTTCCTTTTCCCTCCAGGCGAAAGGCTGCTTTCCCTTCCTTCATCCATAAGAGGGCTGACAGAATAACGGCAACGACGCCATAACGGATAAAAGAGAAATAGAACGGATCAATTTTCTGCAAAGCGACATGCGCGACGGGGAACATCGCTCCCCAGGACATACTTGCGATAAGACATAGGGCCGATCCCATGATGACTTGCTTCTTATTCATTTCATCGTTCTCCTTAACAATTTCCGGACGAATATTTCATATCAAATGATAAATTAATCACAGACAGCAGTAAAATGATTGTAAATCAATTTATCCATCAATTATAATGATATCAGGACGGAATAAGTACGGAAGCGTCAGATGGAGGAGAACGGAAATGGACTTGAATGACTTGCGGATATTCCAGTGTGTAGCCATGCATGGCAGCATCAGCAAGGCCGCGCAGGAGCTGAGCTATGTGCAGTCCAATGTCACGGCCAGAATCAAGCTGCTGGAGCGCGAGCTGCATACTGAACTATTTTACCGTCATAGGCGAGGCATGATTCTCAATACGGAAGGGAAGCGGTTGTTAGAGTACGCGAACGATATTCTGGCCAGGTTCGATGAGATGAGGAAGGTATTTCAGGGCTCGGCCACGCCGTCCGGCATCCTGGAGATCGGCATCGTGGAGACCGTCATCGCGCTGCCGGAGCTGTTATCCTCTTACCTGCAGCATTATCCCAACGTCGACCTGTCCCTGAAGGCAGGCGTCACCGAGCAGCTGCTGCAGGAAGTGATCGACTTCAAGCTGGACGGCGCGTTTGTGACGGGGCCTATCCAGCATCCGCTGATTGAGCAGTACGAGGTGTTCCAGGAGGAGCTGGTGATTGTCTCCAAGGGAGCGGAGTTTTCACTCGACGAAATTACCGCCAAACCACTCCTGCTATACAATAAAGGCTGCAGTTATCGCGAGAGATTGGAGAGCTGGCTTAGGGAAGAGGGCATCGTTCCAAAGAAAATCATGGAGTTCGGCACGTTCGATACGATTATCGGCAGCGTGGCCGCTGGCATCGGGCTGACGATCGTGCCGCAATCCACTGTCGGATACGTGGCCGCACAGGGAACACTCCACTGCCATCGGGTGCCGGACCCCTACCGGGAGGTTACTACGGTGTTTATCCGCCGGAAGGACTCCCATATTACGAGCTCGATCCAGGCCTTTATCGATGAAATTATTAAGGTGGGAAGCACGCTGCCGACGGCTTTATAGCCATGGACTCGGCAGCGTTTTTTTGCAAATAAACACATGGAATTTGCTACTTTTAGCGCATTTGTGAACTTTAATTAGGTAAAGTCAGTAATTATGCATTATAATTTAGTAATTATACATTCGGCGCTTGCTGATATGAAAATAAAGGATGGTGTATATATGATTGTAGGGGTGCCTAAAGAGATCAAGAACAATGAGCATCGCGTCGGCATGACGCCTGCTTCGGTATTGTCCTATGTTCAGGCTGGGCATGAGGTATGGGTCGAGAGCGGAGCCGGACTTGGCGTCGGGTTCGCGGATGAGGATTATCAGGCAGCAGGTGCCAAAATTGTGCCCACAGCCGCCGACGCTTGGTCGGCAGAGATGGTCGTCAAAGTGAAGGAGCCGGTAGCCGAGGAGTTCCAGTACCTCCGCGAGGGCCTCATTTTGTTCGCTTACCTCCATCTGGCTCCTGAGCCTTCGTTAACCAAGGAGCTTACCAACCGCGGTGTTACCGCTATTGCATACGAGACCATTCAGCTGGATACGGGCGCATTGCCGCTCCTGTCGCCGATGAGTGAGGTTGCGGGGCGGATGGCGATACAGATCGGCTCTCACTTCCTGGAGAAATCCAATGGCGGCAAAGGTGTTCTGCTCAGCGGTGTGCCTGGCGTGGAACCCGGCAAGGTAACGATTATCGGCGGGGGAATGGTCGGCGTTAACGCGGCCAAGGTTGCTCTTGGCCTCGGTGCGGACGTTCGCATTATCGATTTGAATCTCGACCGGCTGCGCCAGTTGGATGATCAGTTCCAGGGCCGGGTCAAGACGCTTGTCTCCAACCCGTTCAGCATTGCCGACAGCGTCAAGCAGGCCGACCTTCTGATCGGAGCCGTTCTGATTCCGGGAGCGCGTACGCCAAGGCTCGTTAGCGAAGAGATGGTGAAGACGATGTCTCCGGGCTCTGTCATTGTCGATGTGGCCGTGGATCAGGGCGGTTCCATTGAGACGATCGACCGGATTACGACCCATGATCAGCCGACCTACGTCAAGCATGGGGTCATCCATTATGCCGTAGCGAACATGCCCGGGGCGGTAGCGCGCACCTCGACATTGGCATTGACGAACGTGACTACGCCGTACGGTCTGCAAATTGCCAATAAAGGTTATGCCAAGGCAGCGTTGGACAACCCTGCATTGGCGAAGGGCATTAACGTCCTAAGCGGCCACGTGACCTACAAAGCTGTAGCCGACGCGCAGAATCTGTCTTATACAGACGTATATAGCCTGCTGAATCCGTAGGCCGCACAACTTAAGATTTATGTAAGATATGCGTAAGGAAAATGAGAACACCCCTCTTTATGATGGTTCATAAGAGGGGTGTTTGCTGTATATGCGGCAAGCGGCAGCCTCAATAAATGCGGAAAAGTGATGGGGGAGGAACTTATACCATGAAGAAGCATTTGGTCATGAAGTGGATTTTTTATATTTGCATCGTTTCATTTCTCGTAAACGGCATGATTTATTTGGCCACAAAATCAGGTGATTCGCTAATCAGCTTGCTGTCTGCGACGGGTCTCGGCCTGGTTATGGGGATCGGCGCCCTGCTGACCCGCAAATCGAATTAGAGGGATTCCCGGTTCTAGCTGCGTCTTTGGATATATTCCTCAGGCGTAATGCCGATGATCGCCTTGAAGCCCCGAATGAAATGCGATTGGTCAAAATAACCCAGCTCGGCAGCAAGCTCCGGGAGCGGCGAGGCATAGCCGTAATCGAGCAGCTCGGCGGCATTCTGCAGACGGTACAACTGAATGACCCATTTCGGATGTACGCCCACGTATTGGTTGAACAGCCGCTGCAGCGTGCGGATGCTCATTTGCGCATACTCGGAAAGCTGCTTCACTGCTGTAAGCTCGCGGTGGCGGTGAATGTGATCAATCAGATCGTTAAGCAGTGTAACATAAGGATCCTGCTGCGGTAGACGTTCCAGCAATAAAGCGTCCATGACGCCAATCATGTCAGCGGTGCCTGAAAGCTGCAGGAGGCTGTCCTCCAATTGCTGCGGGGCCACTCCGAGAATATCCAGTGTGCTGGTGCCTTGTCCGGTTAGCTTGGACACAGGGCTTTTCATAAAGGGATAGAAACCGCCCGGTTTGAATTTAACCCCGAACACCTTGCCCTTCCCTTCGAGCAGATGGGAGTATTTTACCGTAGAGATGCCGAAAATCGCTGTCTTCTGCTGCTCTACCACCATATTGACGCATGGATTGGGGAGCACGTCCTGCTGGTAGGAGGGTTGTCCGCTCAAATCCCATTCAACGATCCAGTAATGCTTCACGAAGAAGCGGAGCGCTTCTGCCGGGGCATGGCGAGTCAGCTGAAACTTTTTCTCCCCTTCTGGCAGATTTAGTACCCCCATGCTTGGTCTTGACGGTATGGAAGCCTGCCGCATCGTATCACTCCTGACATTTTGGGGTGCTGTGTCGCGTTTTTACAATACCTGGTTGTATACCATGATTATAATAACGTTAGCCATGGCGCTACAAGCTAAAAAGGAGTGATTTACATTGGAATTGAAATATGAGTTCTATATTAACGCCGAGCCGGGGAAAGTGTGGGATGCGCTGATTCAGCCGGAAGGAACCAAGGCGGCCTTTTTCGGCTGCACTCTGCGTTCTACCTTCGAAGAGGGGGCTGCCTTTGCTTACGTAGGCCCTGGAGCTGAGGGGGATGAGACCGTCCATCTATACGGAGAGGTGCTAGCCTTCGAACCGCATAAAGTATTCAGCGGCATAGAGCATCCCGGCCCCGCCTACTTCGATAACCATGCTGAACTGGAATCGCGGTTTACCTTTACGCTCGAAGCTGTGGGCCAATGCACGAAGCTGACTTTGGTCAATGACCGCTTTACCCCGAACCATCCTAGCCTGCAGAAGGCGGAACAGAGCTGGTGGATGATTCTCAGCGGCATTAAGACCTATGTGGAAACAGGAAGCACGCTTGATTTTGGCTGGTAGGTTTGGACTGGAGCGGCAGAACGTTAATGAACTAAGGGCGTCCCTTGAGGGGCGCCCTTAGTTTTTTGATTTCAATTTCCATTCATCTACGTCTCTAGCATCAATATGGAGTATGCTGCAAATCAGCAAAGCCAACGTTACGGAGGGAATACCTACGCCATATTCAATATTTTGATAATTCCGCAGCGTACAGCTCATGCTTTCATTGATTTTATGCACCAATGATTCTTGAGTATAACCGGCTGCTTCTCTAGCATCTCTAAGTTTCAATTCAGTGGCTCCTTAATTAGTATCGCTTTGTAAAATTTATGATACCTAAGAAAGGAAAAATATATCACGTAATTTAAAACGCGTATTATAATTGACGTAATATATTACACGAATTAAAATTCGTATAAACAATTGACCTTTGTAAAATTTATACTTATTATTACATTTAAGATGTTAAATTTCCTTAATTTTGTATTTTTATGATTTGATAGGTGGGTTTGATATGAAAGATGCAACCACAATTCAAATTGAATTGGATAATTTTCTGAAAAGAAACGGTTATACGTTACAGTATTTTTCTGAACAATCGGGAATCAATGTTGGTACACTAAGCCGTATTGTAAACGGTAACCGCCCGATTTCTATGGAACAATTGGATCGCTTAACATCAGGTATGGGTCTTGAAGAAGGTACCCTATATGATCTGTTTGTTGATGAATTCTTTGTACACCATTCACTGAACTGGCGACGGTTGCGGCCATTTTTACTTCGCTGTGCAGAGCTAAAAAAGCATGGCTGTATTCAAAAAATATTATCCCATTTATTGGAGGACTTAAAGCAAATACCTAATATATTTATTACAGCGGAAATCATGTATGAGAATGGCTGGAAAGAGGCCGCTGCGATTCTTTACTCCTGTGTCGTTGAGACTGAAAAATATCAGCATGCAGAGCGATTGGCAATTAGTCAGTATAGGTTGTTTCAATTGTCACTAGGATCAGATACAACAATAAATCTTCGAGCAGCTATACAGTTCGAGCCGTATAAAAATAGACTTCCAGAGAATTTTAAGCTTGATGCAATATTACAATTGGCTAATATATACTATACGGTTCAGGATTGGAGGAAAATGGAGGACCTTGGAGACGAACTCCGTTTACTTGCTTATTCTGTGTATTCTAGAAGGCAATTTAAAGAAGAAGAATCATCGTTTAAATCTGAACGGCATTTAGTTGTTTACTATGGTCAGGGTTATTTAATTAAAAGCGCAGCTTTGGAACACCAGGGCCGTTACGAAGAAGCAAAAGAATTTATTGATGGTTATGCTGACCTTAGCTGGTTTGAGGGGTTAGATGACGAGGGGTTATACGAAGTTGAAAAGTTTAAATTGTTCGCTGAGGCTAATTTACATAATATAAACTTACTAATGGGCAACTTTGAGGGTTTGCCTGCTTATGTTACTTTCTTAATGAGGTACCCCAATGAAGCTTTGCCAAGCTCGGTTATTGTTTTAATGGCCGCCAATAAGCATGGTGTTCGAATCGATGATATACTAGTCCAACTAATTGGATTGATAGATGGATGTAAGAATAGTTACTACCATGAAGCAAATTACACTAACCGCTATATAAACTTTTATTTTCAGCTTGCCCTTTATCAGTTAAATAGCGGAAAGAGTGAGGGGCTTGACAATATTCTACGTAGTTTAGAAATGTCTCTTAATATAAATAATAGAGGTCATACATTAGCATGTATTACGGAATTGTTGAAAGAATGGTTATTACAAAAGAACGATGAAAAGTTAAGTAGTTTAGAAGGCAATTCCTAGAAAGAATAGGGTTGCCTTCTTTGTTGTTTGTATCTTTTTCCGCTAGTAAATGCTAAAACGATAAACTATGTGTTGATGATCAATATGTAAAATACGACATAACATTCTAGAATATTACAGTAGGAGGTGTGGATTATGGCGCAACCTGTAATAATTCTTAAAAAAAGAATTGAAGAGGCAAGGCAAAAATTGCATCGATTAGAATTTCTGTACGGAGGATTGCAGCATCCTAAGGTACTAGAGCAATCCATACTATTAGATGAACTTATTAATAAATATAACAGGATAACATACCGAGATAGTGTGAAGCCGAGTAATTGTGAACAAGATATACAGGTCGTTCCGTGATAGCGAACAAATTTGCACAAAATGTTGGGATGGCATATACTTTGAATGTTCTGAAATGGGAATATACGGAAGAAGAAATAGGGAGTGTCGATATCCTTGAAGCAGGGTCTTGAAGAATTGCCAGTGCCGCCCTATCGGCCTGTATCGATGTTGCTGAGGCGCGCAGGGGCAACCCTAATCGATTATATACTGTTCGCCGCACTGGTTCGTTCGGCGATGAATATAGATCAGCTGTTCATGATGCAGGATACGCATATGTTATTCGTTCTACTTGGGGTTATTTTGCTGATATTGTCTTACTATGTGCTGCTCGAAGGCTTGACGGGTTGTACGATCGGCAAGCGTGTTATGCGCATCCGCGTGGTCAACCGCTATGGAGAGGCACCAGGGTTATACAAGGCGCTCATTCGCAGCGTACTCCGCGTGATCGACTGCAATCCGCTGTTGCTTGGAGGTCTTCCGGCAGCTCTGGGCATAGTCATGACGGCTCGGGGACAGCGGCTCGGGGATACGGCTGCACACACCTTTGTGGTGAAGGCGTGCGATTCACCTCCTTGTACGATGCACCGCGGGAAGGAGGTTATCGCCATAACCTTTGCGGCTGCCCCCATTGTACTGGCAGCCATACTCCCGATGATCGTGCGGGTCAATCCGTTTCCGGAGGGGAGAGCGTCTAAGGAAGCGTATACCGATGAGAAAATACATATCAGCCATAACGGCATGTTCAAAATTACGACGAGCCCGGATTGGCTGTTTGATCCCAATCTGGACAATGAGGCGGATATCTCGATTTCCAATCGGTTCTCGAATAAATATTTAGCCGTTTTCTCCGAATCTAAGAAGCGTTTCAAGGATGGCTGCACGCTGGAGCAATATCAGGAATACGCCGAGCAGAGCTTCGCCGCAGGCCTTGCCCATTCGCCAATTTATAAGCCGCGGGCTACTGTAATTAACGGATATCCGGCTTATCAGTTTGCCGTTGAACAGGAAGTAAACGGGGTGAAGGTCGCATATATTGTGACCACAATCGAGACGAAGCTGTATTATCATTGGATTACTGTATGGACGGATGCCGCTAAATATAAGGAATATCAGCAGGAGCTGCATTCCGTAATTCGTACTTTTAACAATTTCACGACTTAAGCAGCTCGCCCAAAGCTTCATAGTTCCATCGTTCAACCTGAGGTTGGACGAACGGAGCTATTTTTTTGGTTTTTCGTAAGCTTGACTTGACTTTTCGAATCTACACTTTTAGATAATTGTGTATAGTAAATACTACAACGCTATGACGAAGGATGTGTAGTCTTGTCAAAGTTTTTGCGGTTTAATACCCTGCGCAATCAAATTTTACTCGGCTTCATGCTGGTTATGATCATCGTGCTGGCTTCTGTCGGCTTTTTTACGTTTGGCCAAGTCTCCGTCCTGCTGAGCAACAATGCGGAGAAGCATATTCAGCAAACCGCGGTTCAAGCCACGGGCAAACTGGATGCCCTCCTGCAGCAAATCAATACGCTGACCGCCCAAGTGGCGATGAGCGCCACGACGCAGCGGCTTCTCTCCGAAGAGATGGCAGGGATGCCGATCAGCTTCACAGACCGCCAGCTGCTCCAGCAGGAGGTGCGCCAATATGAGGCTTATGCGACAGGCATACGCTCGCTTGAGTTGTACACGGCCGATTACCGAAGACTGCTGCCGCTTGATGATTTCAGATTGACTGAACGGGTGTCCAGCGAGTGGATTGACCGGGTCGATGAGCAAATGGGTCGGCTGGTGTGGTTCGGCCTCGATCCCCAGAATCCAGACGGAGTCATCGCCATCCGCAGTATCCGGTTGATCGACCAGTCGTTCTCGCATGCCGGGTATTTAATGGTTCATATTGAGAAAAGCTATTTTGAGCTAGCCGAGGCGACGGAGCGCGAAATGCGCGAATCGATGGGGCTGTTCGACCAATCCGGGAAAACGATATTTTCTGATTTTCCCCAAGAGGTGGATTCGAGGATGCTGCTCAGCCATGTCGGGGAGAGCATTACCATTGACGGCAAATCCTATATCGCCATTCAGAAGCAGTCCGAAGCCACGGGCTGGACGCTCGCGATTCTGACTCCTATGGGTTACGTCACCGAGGGGATATCGGTGCTTCGCACTACGATTCTTGTATCGGGCGTAGTTGGCGGCTTGCTCTTTCTGATTTTTACCCTTATTCTATCCACGATGATCACGCGTCCTATCCTGAATCTGATCAAGGCGATGCGCGGCGCCCGCTTCGGGACGCTGAAGACTAGCCCGATTACGTCTACGACAATGGAAATTCATGAGCTCAACAACTCTTACAATCAAATGGTTGTCGATCTGAACGAGCTGATTGAAGTCGTCTATGAGAAGGAAATTCTCCAGAGCCGGACGGAGCTGAAGGCGCTTCAGGCACAGATTAATCCGCATTTTCTGTTTAACACCCTTGAGGCGTTCTACTGGGAGCTGGAGGATAAAGGGGAAGAGGAACTCGCCCAGATCGTTGTGGCGATGTCCGGATTGTTCCGTTACGTCATTACTAAAATGGATGAGGATGAATGGGTAACGCTTGGCGATGAGCTGGATCATGCGGAAAGATATTTGAAAATCATGGCCATGCGCATGATGGACAGACTGTCTTGGCGGATTGAAGCGGACGAGGACTGCCGCCGGGTACCCGTACCAAAGCTGCTGATTCAGCCGCTCGTCGAAAACGCCATATTACACGGCGTAGAGCAGCGGGTTGGATCAGGCACGGTCATTTTGCGGGTAGAGCAAGCCAGCCGCCCCGGATTTACCCGGGTGACCGTGCAGGACGATGGCCCTGGAATGGATCAGGAGAAGCTTCGTTCCTTGTATGCCGTCATGCGAAAAGGACATGTGAGCGCTACAAAAGGACATGGCATCGGCATGGTTAACGTCGAGCGAAGGCTGCGGCTCAGCTTTGACTCCAGCACCGATGGGCTCGAAATTAAGAGCGAGAAGGGACAGGGGACAACGGTGTCCTTTGAAATACCGAATGAATATGGGAGTGACATGAGTCATGAAGACGATACTTATCGTGGATGATGAACCAAGGACACGGGAAGGGATCCGCAAAACATTGGAGGCCTGGTCCTCCGGCCGACACCGGATCGAGATTGCATCCAGCGGCGTGGCGGCTTTGGAGTGGCTGCAGGAGCACGAGGCCAATCTGCTCGTGACCGATATACGAATGCCGGAAATCGGGGGCCTTGATCTTATTGAGCGGTTGGAGAATATGAAGAATCCGCCCGTTGTCATCGTCATTTCCGGTCATCCGGAGTTCGACTATGCACAAAAGGCGTTAAAATTCGGCGTAATCGAATATTTATTGAAGCCGCTGGATAAATTAAAACTCATCCAGGCTGTCGAGCTTGCTCTTCAGCGGGAGGAGAAAATGCACCGGATCGAGCGGATGGAGAAGTTGGTCGATCCGAAGCTCATGGAGACGATGGAGCATGAGAATGCATACAGCACCCCGGTTCGCGACGCGATCCGTTATTTGGACGAGCATTTGCACGAATCGGTATCCATGCGCGACTTGGCGGATCACCTTCATATGAACGCCAGCTATTTCAGCGTGCTGTTCAAGGAACAGACGGGCCTTACATTCAGCGAATATTTGACTAAGCGGAGAATTCAGAGGGCGAAGGTCCTGCTTACGACGACAGCGCTTCCCATTGCCGAGATTGCGGAGAGGGTCGGATACCAGACGGCCAGATATTTCGTCAAAGTCTTCCGCGAGATGGAGCAGGTAAGCCCTGGGCAATATAGAAGCAACGTAAAGGACCCGGACGACACAATCCAATAATAGTGGCATAAATCCCAATCCCTCTATCATTACGGGATGATCGTACCATTGTTACAATTTAATTAAGCGGAATGAAACCGCTAGCATTCGTAGAAAAGGGGTTGTAAACGTGTTCAAGAAAAAATGGACGATGCTGCTATTGACATCATTGTGTCTCGCTTTGGTTTTGGGGGGCTGCGGTTCGAAGGGCAATAACGGCGGCGCATCTCAAGGCGGCGGCGAAGCCACAGGTAATCAAGTCACGGTAAGCTTTATGCATCTCTGGCCTGAAGGCGTATCTGCTGGACAGAACAAAATCGTGAACCAAATCATTACCGAATATCAGAACGAGAACCCTAACGTTAAAATCAAACAAGAGGTATTGGATAACGAGCAGTACAAAAACAAACTAAAAGTACTGTCCGCATCCAACGAACTGCCGGATGTAGGTGTAACCTGGGCGGCGGGATTCCTGCAGCCTTATGTTGAAGGCAATCTGTTTGCTCCTGTAGACGATCTGCTGAACGGCGAGCTGAACGGTAAATTCGTTGCCGGCACGACCGAAGCATATAATATTGACGGAAAAACGTATGCGCTTCCACTAGAGTTCAATATCGCGCCTGTATATTACAATAAAGCGATTTTTGCAAAATACAATCTTGAGGTTCCGCAAACGTACGAGCAATTTAAGCAAGTTGTGAAAACACTGTCCGACAACGGCGTAGCACCGATTGCACTGGGCAACAAAGACCGCTGGACCGGTTCCCTATGGTACATGTACATGGCTGACCGGATTGCGGGACAGCAAACGCTGGCTAACGCGATCAGCGGCTCCGCTTCCTTCAAGGAAGAAGGGCTGATCAAGGCTGCAACGGAAGTTCAAGCGCTCGTAGACAGCAATGCTTTTGTCAAAGGCTTCAACGGCTTGTCCAATGAAGAGGCGAAATCCGAGTTCCTGAACGACAAAGCAGCGATGTACATGATGGGATCTTGGGATCTTCCGAACTTTACAACGAATGAAGAAATTCCGCAGGAGTTCCGCAACAACGTTGGCTTCTTTAAATTCCCGACGGTGGAAGGCGGCGAAGGCGACATCAACAGCTGGGTTGGCGGTCCGGGCGT from Paenibacillus woosongensis includes the following:
- a CDS encoding sodium-dependent transporter encodes the protein MSVQRNINEQKKDRFSSTGFILAAIGSSVGLGNMWKFPYITGENGGAAFFLLFIICLVIIGLPVLLAELAIGRSGRGSAATAFVRVGGKPGWKGLGILQVIAPFLILSFYIIVAGWTLHYAVTAFSGNLFSDTDFAGQFSHFVSGYMPIFWQFVALLITGGVVILGISGGIEKFNKILIPSLVVLLIVLMIRAVTLPGAEAGVSFFLKPDFSQLTAESALVALGHAFFSLSLGMGILLTYGSYVRKEQSLGSATLAIGAGDLIYAFIAGLIIFPTTFSFGIAPDQGPSLVFIALPAAFSAMPWGAFFGGLFFILLAIAALTSAVSLLEVPVSYTMERFGWSRKRSVWILILLLFLLGVPSSLSLGMVPELTFGGKAFFDWVDFITSNIMLPVGGLAITIFAGYFWKGAAEASGLRAGWFRVWLFMLRYIAPILVFLVLLHTSGIIQFK
- a CDS encoding DMT family transporter, producing MNKKQVIMGSALCLIASMSWGAMFPVAHVALQKIDPFYFSFIRYGVVAVILSALLWMKEGKAAFRLEGKGKALLFYGIMAFVVYNMLVFTGQHLMGDSGTITASLIEVLMPMISVLFVWITAKEKPPGYTIVSMLLCLAGAVLVITNGKLAFFAEAGKSLFPLLLILLGVTGWVLYSMGGSRFKDWSVLRYSTLTCILGSMASLVIVFLATLLGLLPAPSLQTLEAVKWEMSFMILLPGIAALLSWNAGLKMLTPLNGILYINFVPITTLVIMAFQGYQVSMFEIFGTLLVIFAIVRNNLVQRKIQKKHGQAAELRAPARAVASRSGRQKDSNLNAL
- a CDS encoding LysR family transcriptional regulator; translation: MDLNDLRIFQCVAMHGSISKAAQELSYVQSNVTARIKLLERELHTELFYRHRRGMILNTEGKRLLEYANDILARFDEMRKVFQGSATPSGILEIGIVETVIALPELLSSYLQHYPNVDLSLKAGVTEQLLQEVIDFKLDGAFVTGPIQHPLIEQYEVFQEELVIVSKGAEFSLDEITAKPLLLYNKGCSYRERLESWLREEGIVPKKIMEFGTFDTIIGSVAAGIGLTIVPQSTVGYVAAQGTLHCHRVPDPYREVTTVFIRRKDSHITSSIQAFIDEIIKVGSTLPTAL
- the ald gene encoding alanine dehydrogenase; the encoded protein is MIVGVPKEIKNNEHRVGMTPASVLSYVQAGHEVWVESGAGLGVGFADEDYQAAGAKIVPTAADAWSAEMVVKVKEPVAEEFQYLREGLILFAYLHLAPEPSLTKELTNRGVTAIAYETIQLDTGALPLLSPMSEVAGRMAIQIGSHFLEKSNGGKGVLLSGVPGVEPGKVTIIGGGMVGVNAAKVALGLGADVRIIDLNLDRLRQLDDQFQGRVKTLVSNPFSIADSVKQADLLIGAVLIPGARTPRLVSEEMVKTMSPGSVIVDVAVDQGGSIETIDRITTHDQPTYVKHGVIHYAVANMPGAVARTSTLALTNVTTPYGLQIANKGYAKAALDNPALAKGINVLSGHVTYKAVADAQNLSYTDVYSLLNP
- a CDS encoding helix-turn-helix domain-containing protein, translated to MGVLNLPEGEKKFQLTRHAPAEALRFFVKHYWIVEWDLSGQPSYQQDVLPNPCVNMVVEQQKTAIFGISTVKYSHLLEGKGKVFGVKFKPGGFYPFMKSPVSKLTGQGTSTLDILGVAPQQLEDSLLQLSGTADMIGVMDALLLERLPQQDPYVTLLNDLIDHIHRHRELTAVKQLSEYAQMSIRTLQRLFNQYVGVHPKWVIQLYRLQNAAELLDYGYASPLPELAAELGYFDQSHFIRGFKAIIGITPEEYIQRRS
- a CDS encoding SRPBCC family protein → MELKYEFYINAEPGKVWDALIQPEGTKAAFFGCTLRSTFEEGAAFAYVGPGAEGDETVHLYGEVLAFEPHKVFSGIEHPGPAYFDNHAELESRFTFTLEAVGQCTKLTLVNDRFTPNHPSLQKAEQSWWMILSGIKTYVETGSTLDFGW
- a CDS encoding helix-turn-helix transcriptional regulator — translated: MKLRDAREAAGYTQESLVHKINESMSCTLRNYQNIEYGVGIPSVTLALLICSILHIDARDVDEWKLKSKN
- a CDS encoding helix-turn-helix domain-containing protein — protein: MKDATTIQIELDNFLKRNGYTLQYFSEQSGINVGTLSRIVNGNRPISMEQLDRLTSGMGLEEGTLYDLFVDEFFVHHSLNWRRLRPFLLRCAELKKHGCIQKILSHLLEDLKQIPNIFITAEIMYENGWKEAAAILYSCVVETEKYQHAERLAISQYRLFQLSLGSDTTINLRAAIQFEPYKNRLPENFKLDAILQLANIYYTVQDWRKMEDLGDELRLLAYSVYSRRQFKEEESSFKSERHLVVYYGQGYLIKSAALEHQGRYEEAKEFIDGYADLSWFEGLDDEGLYEVEKFKLFAEANLHNINLLMGNFEGLPAYVTFLMRYPNEALPSSVIVLMAANKHGVRIDDILVQLIGLIDGCKNSYYHEANYTNRYINFYFQLALYQLNSGKSEGLDNILRSLEMSLNINNRGHTLACITELLKEWLLQKNDEKLSSLEGNS